One window of the Chloroflexota bacterium genome contains the following:
- a CDS encoding penicillin-binding transpeptidase domain-containing protein, which yields MIARHLPRLGTAMLAGFAVLALAMSWWQVVLASPLEARPDNPALIAAHRSEPRGTIFDTNGTVMASTTVVDGIARRAYADPASTHLVGYASFRYGTSGIERAWDELLIGLRDPNPLHDVVNDVLQRPPQPHDLMLTVDARLQSFAAAQLAGSVGAVVALDPTTGAVLAMTSSPTFDASAISGDPLDAEGPWSALQQDPGAPFVDRARNGVYVPGSIMKVVTAAAALEAGAITPQTTFPTQPQEEVSGLVVSGFTITEHDLAGVQPALWDLSPAMQISSNIYFAHVGLELGQGPYLAGASAFGFCEDLRVGPADHALPVSASSVTALTEDGCESFVDDAELASAAFGQARVTATPLQMALVAATIANQGVMLDPFVVREVQAPDPSGTPGQITATYSSPGRRTVVSPQTAEAVRAVMVDAVHGPLGVPYAGAANVAIYGIGGVQTAGKTGTAQRGGDLPPHSWFIGFAAAQPGAAPSIALAVIVEGAGPGSATAAPIGGRVMAEWLRLIGS from the coding sequence ATGATCGCGCGACACCTGCCACGCCTGGGAACGGCGATGCTGGCCGGCTTCGCCGTGCTGGCCCTGGCCATGTCGTGGTGGCAGGTCGTGCTGGCCTCGCCGCTCGAGGCTCGGCCGGACAACCCCGCACTCATCGCCGCCCATCGGAGCGAGCCGCGCGGCACGATCTTCGACACCAACGGGACCGTGATGGCCTCTACCACCGTCGTGGACGGCATCGCCCGTCGGGCGTACGCCGATCCTGCCTCGACCCACCTGGTCGGGTATGCCTCGTTCCGATACGGCACCTCGGGCATCGAACGCGCCTGGGACGAGCTGCTGATTGGGCTGCGCGACCCGAATCCGCTGCACGACGTGGTCAATGACGTCCTGCAGCGGCCGCCGCAACCTCACGACCTGATGCTCACCGTCGACGCGCGGCTGCAGTCCTTCGCCGCCGCCCAGCTGGCGGGAAGCGTGGGGGCCGTCGTCGCGCTCGACCCGACAACCGGGGCGGTACTGGCCATGACCTCCAGCCCGACCTTCGACGCCAGCGCGATCAGCGGCGACCCTCTGGACGCCGAGGGGCCGTGGAGCGCGCTCCAGCAAGATCCCGGGGCGCCATTCGTGGATCGCGCCCGCAACGGGGTCTACGTCCCCGGCTCGATCATGAAGGTGGTCACCGCCGCCGCCGCCCTGGAGGCGGGCGCCATCACCCCGCAGACGACCTTCCCCACCCAGCCCCAGGAGGAGGTCAGCGGACTGGTGGTGAGCGGTTTCACGATCACCGAGCACGACCTTGCCGGCGTCCAGCCCGCCCTGTGGGACCTTTCACCGGCGATGCAGATCTCGAGCAACATCTATTTCGCCCACGTCGGGCTGGAGCTGGGCCAGGGTCCCTACCTCGCCGGTGCCTCGGCCTTCGGTTTCTGCGAGGACCTGCGGGTTGGCCCGGCGGATCACGCCCTGCCGGTCTCCGCGTCCTCGGTGACTGCTCTCACCGAGGATGGATGCGAGAGCTTCGTGGATGACGCCGAGCTGGCGTCGGCCGCGTTCGGGCAGGCGCGCGTGACGGCGACGCCGCTCCAGATGGCGCTGGTGGCGGCCACCATCGCCAACCAGGGCGTGATGCTGGACCCGTTCGTCGTGCGCGAGGTCCAGGCCCCGGATCCATCGGGAACCCCGGGCCAGATCACGGCCACCTACAGCAGCCCGGGCCGGCGGACGGTGGTCAGCCCCCAAACCGCCGAGGCGGTGCGAGCCGTGATGGTCGACGCGGTCCATGGGCCGCTGGGCGTCCCATACGCGGGTGCCGCGAACGTGGCGATCTACGGGATCGGCGGGGTCCAGACCGCCGGCAAGACCGGCACGGCCCAGCGGGGCGGCGACCTTCCGCCCCACTCGTGGTTCATCGGTTTCGCGGCCGCCCAGCCGGGCGCCGCGCCCAGCATCGCCCTTGCGGTCATCGTGGAGGGCGCCGGCCCCGGATCCGCGACGGCGGCGCCCATCGGCGGGCGGGTCATGGCGGAGTGGCTCCGGCTCATCGGCTCCTGA
- a CDS encoding MoxR family ATPase, producing the protein MNVQEPAERTIGNIERVIVGKHAEVRLALVALLCEGHILIEDVPGVGKTMLAKALSRSVGCTFRRIQFTPDLLPSDVTGLSIFNQKTQDFEFRPGPIMAQVVLADEINRATPKTQSALLECMEERQATIDGVSYPMQRPFLVIATQNPIEYEGTFALPEAQLDRFLLRIRLGYPKPMEELVILDEQKRLHPIESVQQVLPLDELRQMQVGVKEIYVDQGVADYIVRLVGATREHADVYLGASPRGSLHLYKAAQALAAVNGRDYVIPDDVKQLAVPVLGHRLIVRSQASLREVDNDAIVREVLSTVPIAEPSEAGTPA; encoded by the coding sequence TTGAACGTCCAGGAACCGGCAGAGCGGACCATCGGCAACATCGAGCGGGTCATCGTCGGTAAGCACGCTGAGGTCCGGCTGGCCCTGGTGGCGCTCCTGTGCGAAGGCCACATCCTGATCGAGGACGTGCCCGGGGTCGGCAAGACGATGCTCGCCAAGGCCCTGAGCCGCAGTGTGGGATGCACGTTCCGTCGTATCCAATTCACCCCGGACCTCCTGCCCTCGGACGTCACGGGGCTGTCGATCTTCAACCAGAAGACCCAGGATTTCGAGTTCCGCCCCGGGCCGATCATGGCCCAGGTCGTCCTGGCCGACGAGATCAACCGAGCCACGCCCAAGACCCAGAGCGCGCTGCTCGAATGCATGGAGGAGCGGCAGGCCACGATCGATGGCGTGAGCTACCCGATGCAGAGGCCGTTCCTGGTCATCGCCACCCAGAACCCGATCGAGTACGAGGGCACGTTCGCCCTGCCCGAGGCCCAGCTCGACCGCTTCCTGCTGCGCATCCGGCTCGGGTATCCGAAGCCGATGGAGGAGCTCGTCATCCTCGACGAGCAGAAACGCCTGCACCCGATCGAGTCGGTCCAGCAGGTCCTGCCCCTGGATGAGCTGCGCCAGATGCAGGTCGGCGTGAAGGAGATCTACGTCGATCAGGGCGTGGCCGACTACATCGTTCGGCTGGTGGGCGCTACCCGCGAGCACGCCGACGTGTACCTCGGGGCGTCGCCGCGCGGGTCGCTCCACCTGTACAAGGCGGCGCAGGCACTGGCCGCCGTCAACGGACGGGACTACGTCATCCCCGACGACGTCAAGCAGCTCGCGGTCCCGGTGCTCGGCCACCGGCTGATCGTGCGCAGCCAGGCCTCGCTGCGCGAGGTCGACAACGACGCCATCGTGCGCGAGGTGCTCTCCACGGTGCCCATCGCCGAGCCGTCTGAGGCCGGCACGCCGGCCTAG
- a CDS encoding DUF58 domain-containing protein, whose amino-acid sequence MGQIGRRLPVIFIATVLVVAAFSTGISVLFFLVYLAGALIIGSWWYARRGLGGVRAGYHVLNPRAQVGEVLHAVYRIDNDAGWSKPWLEVTNDSTLPIGLPGRVIGVRAESSRQWLSKVSLTRRGTYRIGPVKVRTGDPFGLFTSEMVVGRPTTVVVFPKLFELPHWRLPPAPIEGTSSARRRRETASPLAATIRPYAPGDAINRIHWLSSVRHGELQVKEFDPEQAADLWMLLDLERAAHVGTGDGSSVELAVSVAASIAVRTLADNRSVGLTASARRAQVLTPDRGSRVEQKILHLLANVQADGLQPLAEVVAASLPQFRRGMTVCIVTGSTRREWVRPLSSLARRGVGAIAVLVDLDSFAAADSPTASSGPRELNAVRHALSEYGFAHVVLRAGDDPARVLVTRERVRA is encoded by the coding sequence ATGGGTCAGATCGGGCGCCGGCTGCCGGTGATCTTCATCGCCACCGTCCTCGTGGTGGCGGCCTTCAGCACCGGTATCAGCGTCCTGTTCTTTCTTGTCTACCTCGCCGGCGCCCTGATCATCGGTTCCTGGTGGTACGCGCGGCGCGGGCTGGGCGGCGTCCGCGCGGGCTATCACGTGCTGAACCCGCGAGCCCAGGTCGGAGAGGTCCTGCACGCGGTGTATCGCATCGACAACGACGCGGGCTGGAGCAAGCCCTGGCTTGAGGTCACCAATGACTCAACGCTCCCGATCGGCCTCCCGGGTCGGGTGATCGGGGTCCGGGCCGAGTCCAGCCGCCAGTGGCTGTCCAAGGTCTCGCTGACCCGCCGCGGGACGTATCGCATCGGTCCGGTGAAGGTCCGCACCGGGGACCCATTCGGGCTGTTCACGTCGGAGATGGTGGTGGGCCGGCCCACCACGGTGGTGGTCTTTCCGAAGCTCTTCGAGCTGCCCCACTGGCGCCTCCCGCCCGCTCCCATCGAGGGGACGTCGTCTGCCCGTCGCCGCCGGGAGACGGCTTCGCCCCTGGCGGCGACCATCCGCCCGTACGCGCCGGGCGACGCGATCAACCGCATCCACTGGCTCAGCAGCGTCCGCCACGGCGAGCTCCAGGTCAAAGAGTTCGATCCGGAGCAGGCGGCCGATCTGTGGATGCTGCTGGACCTCGAGCGCGCGGCACACGTGGGAACCGGGGACGGCTCGTCGGTCGAACTTGCGGTCAGCGTCGCGGCGTCGATCGCGGTCCGGACCCTGGCCGACAACCGGTCCGTGGGGCTGACCGCCTCCGCCCGTCGGGCCCAGGTCCTGACGCCGGACCGCGGGTCGCGGGTGGAGCAGAAGATCCTCCATCTGCTGGCCAACGTCCAGGCCGACGGTCTCCAGCCCCTGGCCGAGGTGGTGGCCGCCAGCCTGCCCCAGTTCCGGCGGGGGATGACCGTGTGCATCGTGACCGGCTCCACGCGGCGGGAGTGGGTGCGCCCGCTCTCCAGCCTGGCGCGACGGGGAGTGGGGGCGATTGCGGTGCTGGTTGACCTCGACTCGTTCGCCGCCGCCGACTCCCCAACCGCGAGCTCGGGTCCCCGCGAGCTGAACGCCGTCCGCCACGCGCTGAGCGAGTACGGATTTGCCCACGTCGTTCTGCGCGCCGGCGATGACCCGGCACGGGTGCTGGTCACTCGGGAGCGCGTCCGTGCTTGA